One genomic segment of Candidatus Margulisiibacteriota bacterium includes these proteins:
- a CDS encoding radical SAM protein, translating into MNRYQGPGTRCQAGIKPIVSSYCLHHGEEPMISGTRGSGTIFFANCCLKCVYCQNYEISQQGTRDQGPGTRGEEVEAERLAEIMLELQAKGAHNINLVSPTHYALQIADALKLAREQGLKLPVVYNTGGYDSLELLSELEGLIDVYLPDFKYFSEGSAQKYSGAGNYPKIARAGIAEMFRQVGNIKLNDEGVARSGLLVRHLVLPDNLAGTDAVLKWLAALSPEIRISLMAQYSPQHRAAEFPELARRLRPEEYRQAVAEAEKLGLRNVYVQELASSETFLPDFNQADPFAG; encoded by the coding sequence GTGAATAGGTACCAGGGACCAGGTACCAGGTGCCAGGCGGGGATTAAGCCGATAGTTTCCTCTTATTGTCTCCATCATGGCGAGGAACCGATGATCTCCGGGACGCGTGGTTCCGGGACGATCTTTTTCGCCAACTGTTGTCTTAAGTGTGTCTATTGCCAGAATTATGAAATCAGCCAACAAGGGACAAGGGACCAGGGGCCAGGTACCAGGGGGGAAGAAGTTGAGGCGGAGAGGTTAGCGGAGATCATGCTCGAGCTCCAGGCCAAAGGGGCCCACAACATCAACCTCGTTTCGCCGACCCATTATGCGTTGCAAATAGCCGATGCCTTGAAGTTAGCCAGGGAGCAAGGTTTAAAACTGCCGGTCGTTTATAATACCGGAGGATACGATAGCCTTGAATTGCTGAGCGAGCTGGAGGGGTTGATCGATGTCTATCTCCCCGACTTCAAGTATTTTAGTGAAGGCTCGGCCCAAAAATATTCTGGGGCGGGTAATTACCCCAAAATAGCCAGGGCAGGGATCGCCGAAATGTTCCGCCAGGTCGGCAATATTAAGTTGAATGATGAAGGGGTGGCGCGCTCCGGTCTGCTGGTTAGACATCTTGTCCTGCCGGACAACTTGGCCGGGACAGATGCGGTCCTCAAATGGCTGGCGGCGCTCTCCCCGGAGATCCGGATCAGCTTAATGGCCCAATATAGCCCACAACATCGGGCGGCGGAATTCCCGGAGTTGGCCAGGCGTTTGCGGCCGGAAGAATACCGGCAGGCCGTGGCGGAGGCGGAAAAACTGGGGTTGCGGAATGTTTATGTCCAGGAACTGGCGAGCAGTGAAACTTTTCTCCCCGATTTTAACCAGGCCGACCCTTTCGCCGGATAA
- a CDS encoding family 16 glycosylhydrolase, whose product MGGAAGTGGVSGTAGVAGTAGVSGTGGVAGTAGVSGTGGVAGTAGVSGTGGVAGTAGVSGTGGVAGTGGVSGMAGAAGTGGVSGMAGTAGTGGNGVLIKGIPDLDAEMDGPSNDWEFSNWSNYGIFNNTWQPDNGTFSNGYLWLTLDDVGCPAGCDGFPLASAEYRTINEIFTYGCFEFSLQTVKGPGLVGGTLFTYAGQAGTATHYEHDIEFIADTNDIQFNFYAAGNDYGNQKKITLNFDPSTSFNNYGFKLTQPMITWYINGEASYSADLSGAPLPPAKIMTNFWASSYPGWPGGTFVYQQPVSVIIDWIKYQKNCP is encoded by the coding sequence ATGGGCGGTGCGGCTGGAACCGGAGGGGTAAGCGGCACGGCCGGAGTGGCTGGAACCGCAGGAGTAAGCGGCACGGGCGGAGTGGCTGGAACCGCAGGAGTAAGCGGCACGGGCGGAGTGGCTGGAACCGCAGGGGTAAGCGGCACGGGCGGAGTGGCTGGAACCGCAGGGGTAAGCGGCACGGGCGGAGTGGCTGGAACCGGAGGAGTAAGCGGCATGGCTGGAGCGGCTGGAACCGGAGGGGTAAGCGGCATGGCTGGGACGGCAGGAACCGGAGGAAATGGAGTGCTTATCAAAGGAATACCAGACCTTGACGCCGAGATGGATGGGCCAAGCAACGACTGGGAATTTTCCAACTGGTCTAACTATGGAATCTTTAATAATACCTGGCAACCCGATAACGGAACTTTTTCCAACGGCTATTTATGGCTTACCCTGGATGACGTCGGCTGTCCCGCCGGATGCGATGGTTTTCCCCTCGCATCCGCCGAATACCGGACCATTAATGAAATTTTCACTTACGGTTGTTTTGAGTTCAGCCTGCAAACGGTTAAAGGGCCGGGATTAGTTGGCGGAACGCTTTTTACTTATGCCGGCCAAGCAGGCACAGCTACTCATTATGAGCACGACATTGAATTCATTGCTGATACCAACGACATTCAATTCAATTTTTACGCTGCCGGAAACGACTACGGAAATCAAAAGAAGATAACCCTCAACTTTGACCCGTCAACCAGTTTTAACAATTACGGATTCAAGTTGACACAGCCAATGATAACCTGGTATATCAATGGAGAAGCTTCTTATTCGGCGGACCTCTCTGGCGCGCCACTGCCTCCAGCCAAAATAATGACTAATTTCTGGGCAAGTAGTTACCCCGGCTGGCCGGGGGGAACGTTCGTTTACCAACAACCGGTATCAGTTATCATCGATTGGATAAAATATCAAAAGAATTGTCCCTAA
- a CDS encoding PEP/pyruvate-binding domain-containing protein: MIDLASTGIKGLDKILQGLKLGDNVVWQVDSIDDYRHFVAPYLVRAKADGKNIVYIRFAQHPPLVENDPQIKTYQLSALTGFESFSKQVHDIITAEGEGAFYLFDCLSDLLSAWATDLMIGNFFLVTCPYLFKLRTIAYFALLRNYHSFKTIARIRETTQLLLDIYDLDGRFYVHPLKVWDRYSPTMFLPHQEEGENYFPLTNSVDVTKLFTYMSDKGAESANRNLDNWDRLFLRAEEIAREGELGGEREAMADQLCRIMLGREPRMMALVKRYFTLEDLIEIKSKMIGSGFIGGKALGMLLARKILQPEWQEKLEPHDSFYIGSDVFYTYIVQNGWWNLWLEQKTDAGYFAKASDLKEKLLSGSFPDEIKEQFNGMLEYFGQSPIIVRSSSLLEDGFGNAFAGKYESLFCVNQGTPEVRYTNYENTVKRVFASTMNEDALTYRRQRGLGQQDEQMALLVMRVSGNQYRQSFLPYLAGVGVSYNTFVWHENMDAKAGMLRLVFGLGTRAVNRVEGDYPRIVALDAPLLKPYGMEDNKKFSQHDVDLLNIVTNELESAELNQLLRDEPGLKVERVGKRGLGTGGEGWVLTFDEFLAKTGFTKDMSGILKLLETTYQYPVDVEFTVNFTAEGEAKINLLQCRPLQAKGETGQVKLPDKLDPKKTFFSAHGSFMGGSVNQPITRLIYVDPAAYRELLFQKKFSVARLIGRLNRLGGGREKQPTMLIGPGRWGTRDATLGVPVSFAEINNFAALVETADKVSGFMPELSFGSHFFLDLVEGNIFYVALFPENEGVLFNRGWLAKEKNILAELLPDAAELAKVVKVFDLSKKPLRLLSDVASQKVICEL, from the coding sequence ATGATCGACCTCGCCAGTACCGGCATTAAAGGGCTTGATAAGATCCTCCAGGGATTAAAGCTGGGGGATAACGTCGTTTGGCAGGTTGATTCGATCGACGATTACCGTCACTTTGTCGCTCCCTACCTGGTGCGGGCTAAGGCTGACGGCAAGAACATCGTCTATATCCGCTTTGCCCAGCATCCTCCTTTGGTCGAGAACGACCCGCAGATCAAGACTTACCAGCTAAGCGCCTTGACCGGCTTTGAGTCTTTCTCCAAACAGGTCCACGACATCATTACGGCCGAAGGGGAAGGTGCTTTTTACCTCTTCGACTGCCTCTCCGACCTGTTATCGGCCTGGGCGACCGATCTGATGATCGGTAACTTTTTCCTGGTCACCTGTCCTTATCTCTTTAAGTTAAGGACGATCGCCTATTTCGCTCTCCTCCGCAATTATCACTCCTTCAAGACGATCGCCCGGATCCGCGAAACGACCCAGCTTCTCCTCGACATCTATGACCTGGACGGGCGCTTCTACGTTCACCCGCTCAAGGTCTGGGACCGCTATTCCCCGACGATGTTCTTGCCCCATCAGGAAGAAGGGGAGAACTATTTCCCGCTGACCAACAGCGTTGACGTAACCAAGCTTTTCACTTACATGTCGGACAAGGGGGCGGAGAGTGCCAACCGGAACCTTGATAACTGGGACCGTCTTTTCCTCCGGGCCGAAGAGATCGCCCGGGAGGGTGAACTGGGGGGAGAACGGGAGGCGATGGCCGACCAACTCTGCCGGATCATGCTCGGCCGGGAGCCGCGGATGATGGCGCTGGTCAAGCGCTACTTTACCCTCGAGGACCTGATCGAGATCAAGTCGAAGATGATCGGGAGCGGTTTTATCGGCGGCAAGGCGCTCGGCATGCTTCTAGCCCGGAAGATCCTCCAGCCGGAGTGGCAGGAGAAACTGGAGCCGCATGATTCTTTCTATATCGGCTCCGACGTCTTCTATACATATATAGTCCAGAACGGCTGGTGGAACCTCTGGCTGGAACAGAAAACTGATGCCGGCTACTTTGCCAAAGCGTCCGACCTCAAGGAGAAGCTTTTGAGCGGTTCCTTTCCCGACGAGATCAAAGAGCAATTTAACGGGATGCTCGAGTATTTCGGCCAATCACCGATCATTGTCCGCTCTTCCTCGCTCCTGGAAGACGGCTTCGGCAACGCTTTTGCCGGGAAATACGAGAGTTTGTTCTGCGTCAACCAGGGAACGCCCGAGGTCCGCTACACCAATTACGAAAATACGGTCAAGCGGGTCTTTGCCAGCACAATGAACGAAGACGCGCTGACCTACCGGCGCCAGCGCGGGCTTGGCCAGCAGGACGAACAGATGGCCTTGCTGGTGATGCGGGTCTCCGGCAACCAGTACCGGCAAAGTTTCCTTCCCTACCTGGCCGGGGTCGGTGTTTCTTATAACACCTTTGTCTGGCACGAGAATATGGACGCCAAAGCGGGGATGCTCCGCCTGGTCTTTGGCCTCGGGACGCGGGCCGTCAACCGGGTGGAGGGTGACTATCCGCGGATCGTCGCTCTGGACGCCCCATTGCTTAAACCGTATGGGATGGAAGATAACAAAAAGTTCTCCCAGCACGATGTCGACCTCTTAAATATTGTCACCAATGAGCTCGAAAGTGCCGAGTTGAACCAGCTTTTACGGGATGAGCCGGGGTTGAAGGTGGAGCGGGTTGGGAAAAGGGGACTAGGGACCGGGGGGGAGGGTTGGGTCTTGACCTTTGATGAGTTCCTGGCAAAAACCGGTTTTACTAAAGACATGAGCGGGATCCTGAAACTTTTGGAAACGACCTACCAGTATCCGGTCGATGTTGAGTTCACCGTCAACTTTACGGCCGAAGGGGAAGCGAAGATCAATCTTCTCCAATGCCGCCCGCTCCAGGCGAAGGGTGAGACCGGCCAGGTCAAGCTCCCGGACAAGCTCGATCCGAAAAAGACCTTTTTCTCGGCCCACGGCAGTTTCATGGGTGGGAGCGTTAACCAGCCGATCACCCGCTTGATTTACGTCGACCCGGCCGCTTACCGCGAGCTCCTCTTCCAGAAAAAGTTCTCCGTGGCCCGCCTGATCGGCCGGCTGAACCGGCTCGGCGGGGGACGGGAGAAACAACCGACTATGCTGATCGGCCCGGGACGCTGGGGGACGCGTGACGCGACGCTCGGTGTTCCGGTCAGCTTTGCCGAGATCAATAACTTTGCCGCCCTGGTCGAGACGGCGGACAAAGTAAGCGGCTTTATGCCGGAACTCTCTTTCGGTTCCCACTTTTTCCTCGACCTGGTCGAAGGGAATATCTTCTATGTCGCCCTTTTTCCGGAGAATGAAGGGGTTCTTTTCAACCGCGGCTGGTTGGCCAAAGAGAAGAATATCCTAGCGGAACTTTTGCCGGACGCGGCCGAACTGGCCAAGGTGGTCAAAGTCTTCGACTTGAGCAAAAAACCGCTCCGCCTCCTTTCCGATGTCGCCAGCCAAAAAGTCATCTGTGAATTATAA
- a CDS encoding NrpR regulatory domain-containing protein, which translates to MKEIERRNKMILKLIAEAKTPIGSVELAAKLKEFGLEVPERTVRYYLKSLGDQGLVKIFWKEGRMITSKGREELSNAHVSEKIGLVSSRIESLAYQMDFDIHTRKGRVILNVSLFNAREFKKAIELMKPVFENKLSMGELVLVVEAGEEIGGIIVPPGKVGFGTLCTINLNGILLKHAIPVVSRFGGMLQIEEGRPLRFTDIIDYSGSTLDPHEIFLKSQMTSVNEAIHGAGKVLAGFREIPAASRDEAEATLRRIEAAGLGTALVLGKSGQTVLGMPVAVERVGLVVAGGLNPVAAAEEAGLETESRALVSLIDHSALINYRDL; encoded by the coding sequence ATGAAAGAGATCGAGCGCCGGAATAAGATGATCCTCAAGCTGATCGCCGAGGCGAAGACGCCGATTGGCTCGGTCGAGCTGGCGGCCAAGCTGAAAGAGTTTGGCCTGGAAGTGCCGGAGCGGACCGTCCGCTACTATTTAAAGAGCCTGGGGGACCAGGGGTTGGTCAAGATTTTTTGGAAAGAGGGGCGGATGATCACCAGCAAAGGGCGGGAAGAGTTAAGCAACGCCCATGTTTCGGAAAAGATCGGCCTGGTCAGTTCCCGGATCGAATCGCTCGCTTACCAGATGGACTTTGACATCCACACCCGGAAAGGGAGGGTCATTCTCAACGTCTCCCTCTTCAACGCCCGTGAATTCAAGAAAGCGATCGAGCTGATGAAACCGGTCTTTGAGAATAAGTTAAGCATGGGTGAACTTGTTCTGGTCGTGGAAGCGGGGGAAGAGATCGGCGGGATCATCGTCCCGCCCGGCAAGGTTGGCTTTGGAACCCTCTGTACTATCAACCTCAACGGCATCTTGCTGAAGCACGCTATCCCGGTCGTCTCCCGGTTCGGCGGGATGCTCCAGATCGAAGAGGGGCGCCCTCTTCGTTTTACCGACATAATTGACTACTCCGGTTCAACGCTTGACCCGCACGAGATCTTTCTCAAGAGCCAGATGACGAGCGTCAACGAAGCGATCCACGGCGCCGGCAAGGTCCTGGCTGGCTTCCGCGAGATACCGGCCGCCTCGCGCGATGAAGCGGAGGCGACCTTGCGGCGGATCGAAGCGGCCGGTTTGGGGACCGCCCTGGTCCTCGGTAAATCGGGACAGACCGTTCTCGGCATGCCGGTGGCGGTCGAGCGGGTCGGCTTGGTTGTCGCCGGCGGGCTGAACCCGGTGGCAGCGGCGGAAGAGGCGGGACTCGAGACTGAAAGCCGAGCGCTTGTTTCCCTGATCGACCACTCGGCCTTAATTAATTACCGCGACCTATGA